Genomic DNA from Manihot esculenta cultivar AM560-2 chromosome 15, M.esculenta_v8, whole genome shotgun sequence:
GATCAACATAGACAGCAGCAGCCACAGATTCCACAATGTCAGCAAGAATTTTAGGTGCCTTCACAGAGCCACCATAATAAGCAACAGCATCATCTTCCTCACTCACAGAATCAGTAAACTCCCTAACCTAtatggaggaggaggaaaaagaaaaactcgCTCACAGAACAGtcattaaactccaaaaacatcaCTTTCCAAAAATGCAGCAGAAAACGTTCCGATCTTGAGCGGATTTACCTTATCATCGAGAGAAGCAGCGTTATGCCTGACAAAGCGATAAAGGCCATGCCTGATCGCCACTCGCGCAAGCTTCTCCGTGCTGATATTAGCGGCACGCAGCGGGGACAACTGGCCAGGATCGAGTTGAGGATAAGCTAGAAAAAAATGATTACTCAAGGCGAGTCCTAAAACCGCGTCACCGATAAACTCGAGGCGCTGATAAGAGGCGGAGTCATTATAAGAGGAGTGCGTCAAGGCTTCCTCGAGAAGGCGTTTGTTTTTGAAACCATAGTTTAATATTCTTTGAACGGCGAAGACAGAGGCTTCCATGTCGGCTGAGGGCGGAATTGATGGAGGAACTGCGGTGGTGGTGGTAGGCTCGGACAGAGGGAAATCGAATTGAGCCATTGAAAAATTAAAGGAAAGACTCTCactgaaaaggaaagacttggTGCGAGTAGAATCACGCGCGAGAACTGAATGGGACAATACTGTTGGTGGGATTGACATGCACGAACATTACCATATCTGAGTTAAAAACAAGTATAGCGACAAC
This window encodes:
- the LOC110601289 gene encoding ribonuclease 3-like protein 2 encodes the protein MSIPPTVLSHSVLARDSTRTKSFLFSESLSFNFSMAQFDFPLSEPTTTTAVPPSIPPSADMEASVFAVQRILNYGFKNKRLLEEALTHSSYNDSASYQRLEFIGDAVLGLALSNHFFLAYPQLDPGQLSPLRAANISTEKLARVAIRHGLYRFVRHNAASLDDKVREFTDSVSEEDDAVAYYGGSVKAPKILADIVESVAAAVYVDLDFDLQKFWVIFRELLEPIVTPEDLQQQPQPVTMLFELCQKQGKELDIIHWKKETKSIVSVYVDGELVASDSSEQKEIAKLNAAKGALRKLSHSMPSNDGLADILESISGSFEIEGAKQKLYDICGKKRWPKPSYNIEEEMGPAHDKKFICSVQIATIDGVFYIKGEEKTRVKEAESSAASLMIRALQESNHL